The following coding sequences are from one Triticum aestivum cultivar Chinese Spring chromosome 5A, IWGSC CS RefSeq v2.1, whole genome shotgun sequence window:
- the LOC123103338 gene encoding ribulose bisphosphate carboxylase small subunit, chloroplastic 3-like produces the protein MAPTVMASSATSVAPFQGLKSTAGLPVSRRSNGASLGSVSNGGRIRCMQVWPIEGIKKFETLSYLPPLSTEALLKQVDYLIRSKWVPCLEFSKVGFIFREHNASPGYYDGRYWTMWKLPMFGCTDATQVINEVEEVKKEYPDAYVRIIGFDNMRQVQCVSFIAFKPPGCEESGKA, from the exons ATGGCCCCCACCGTGATGGCCTCGTCGGCCACCTCCGTCGCTCCTTTCCAGGGGCTCAAGTCCACCGCCGGCCTCCCCGTCAGCCGCCGCTCCAACGGCGCTAGCCTCGGCAGCGTCAGCAACGGTGGAAGGATCAGGTGCATGCAG GTGTGGCCCATCGAGGGCATCAAGAAGTTCGAGACCCTGTCCTACCTGCCACCGCTCAGCACGGAGGCCCTCCTCAAGCAGGTCGACTACCTGATCCGCTCCAAATGGGTGCCTTGCCTCGAGTTCAGCAAGGTTGGGTTCATCTTCCGTGAGCACAACGCATCCCCTGGGTACTACGATGGCCGGTACTGGACAATGTGGAAGCTGCCTATGTTCGGGTGCACCGACGCCACACAGGTGATCAACGAGGTGGAAGAGGTCAAGAAGGAGTACCCTGACGCGTACGTCCGCATCATCGGATTCGACAACATGCGCCAGGTGCAGTGCGTCAGCTTCATCGCCTTCAAGCCACCGGGCTGCGAGGAGTCCGGCAAGGCCTAA